The genomic window TGGCGCGGGAGAATTCCGGCAGGCGCGGAATCAGCCAGCGGCTGGCGAAGGTCGATGTGGTGCTGACGATCAGGCGCCCGGCCTCCTCCGGCGTCTCCTGCTGCAACAGCTCCCGCGTTGCCTCGTCGATAATGCCCAGCGCCAGACGCAGGCGGGTGATATATTCGCGCCCCTGCCGGTTTGCGCTCAACCCGCGGGGCAAGCGCTCAAACAACAGACAGCCAAACTCCTTTTCCAGCGCCCGCACCTGCTGCGCCACCGCGCCCTGAGTCAGTGACATTTCCTCGGCCGCGGCACGAAAGCTGCCAAGGCGCGCGGTTGCCTCAAGCGCGATCAGGTGATTCAGCGTTGGCAAGAGTCCGCGACCTGTTCCCCATCTTCTCATCCTGTAATTTTCCTACTGCCTTGGTTGCCCAATCATGATTGGTGGATCTTCCGAGAGTCAGGCTAGATAGGAAACATCAACAAGCACGGGAGATCAAGATGTCGCACCAGAAAGTAGCTATTGTAACAGCGGGCGGAAGCGGCATGGGCGCAGCGGCAGCACGTAAACTGGCTGCAGACGGTTTTCGCGTCGCCATTCTTTCATCGTCCGGCAAGGGTGAAGCCCTGGCCGCAGAGCTGGGCGGCATAGGTGTAACCGGATCCAATCTGTGCAATGACGATCTGCAACGGCTCATCGACAGGGTCATCGCCGAATGGGGCCGCATTGATGTACTGGTTAACAGCGCAGGCCACGGTCCGCGCGCCCCGGTACTCGAACTGAGCGATGACGACTGGCACAGCGGCATGGACGTCTATTTCCTCAGCGCCGTGCGCCCCACCCGACTGGTAACCCCGATCATGCTTGAGCAGGGCGCGGGCGTCATTATCAATATCTCGACCTTCGCAGCCTTTGAGCCGGATGCGGTTTTCCCGACCTCGGGCGTGTTCCGGGCGGGCCTCGCGGCCTTTACCAAGCTGTTTGCCGACAAGTACGCCGCCAACAATATTCGCATGAACAATGTACTGCCGGGCTTTATCGACAGCCTGCCCGAAAAGCAGGCATTCCGTGATCGCATTCCGATGCAGCGTTACGGCAAGGTAGAGGAAATCGCCGATGTTATCGGTTTTCTCGCCTCCGATGGCGGTGGTTATATCACCGGCCAGAACCTGCGCGTCGACGGCGGTATTACCCGCTCCGTTTAAACCCGTGGTAAAAACGCGGGCTCGGCCAGCACCTTTCATTACAGATATTTAACCGGGAGCCACTCTTGGACGCTCGACAGCCGCTTGATACCAAAGCCACCAGCCTGATGCTCATGTTCTGCCTGATCATGAGCCTGCAGCAAATCACCCTCAAGGCCACGGCCGAGGACATGTCGCCGGTGCTGCAAATCGCGTTGCGCTCCGGTATCAGCGCCCTGCTGGTCTGGCTGTTTATGCAGCTTCGCGGCGAGCGCCTGAGCCTTGCCGATGGCAGCTGGAAGCCGGGCCTCCTTATTGGTGCCCTGTTTGCCACCGAGTATCTGCTGATGGGGGAAAGTCTGCGCCACACCAGCGCCTCCCATGTGATCACCTTCATGTACAGCGCACCTGTATTTGCAGCCCTGGGGCTGCACTGGAAGGTCGCATCTGAACGCCTTGCGCCTTTGCAATGGTTCGGCATTGCGCTGGCATTTGGCGGCATCGCGGTGGCGTTTCTGGGACGGGATACAAACAACAACACAGACTTGCTATCCATGCTCTGGGGCGACGCCCTGGCACTCATGGCGGGTGCGGCCTGGGGTACAACAACCGTATTGATCAGAAGCACTAGCCTCTCGCAGCTGCCGGCCACCCAGACCCTGCTCTATCAGCTGGTGATCGCCTTTGTCGTGCTGCTGGTCTTTGCCGCCGCCCAGGGCCAGACCAGCGTCAACCCGACCCCCGCACTTTGGGCAAGCCTGGCGTTCCAGTCGGTAATCGTGTCTTTTGCCAGCTTCCTGGTCTGGTTCTGGCTGCTGCGCCATTACCTGGCCTCGCGCCTGGGAAGCTTTTCGTTCCTCACGCCGCTGTTCGGCGTCGTGCTGGGCGCCTGGCTGCTGAACGAACCTCTGGAGCCCGGTTTCCTGTTCGGCTCCCTGCTGGTGATGTGCGGTATTGTGCTGGTGAGTGGCTACGGCATGCTGAAACAGGCCGGCACCTACCTGAAAAGCATCTGATGCTTTTGCGAGCCTGCTGTCCATCAGCAGCAGCACTATCCCAAAAACAGCGATCACCGCGTGACTTTACAAGGTCACGCGGCTTTATACTGGGTATTCGAACACCAGCCCGCCATCTGCGCGCTCTCCACCCTCCTTCGACAGCCGGATTGGCGACGGTTACAGATCCAGTGTTACGTCGCCCTGGGGATAGGCACAACAGGCCAGAACGTACCCCCCACTGACCTCGGCTTCGCTGAGCGCCAGGGCAGCGTCCATCGACACACTGCCTTCCAGCTTAAGCACCTTGCAGCTTCCACATATACCGGTGCGACAGGCAGACTGAATCCAGACACCCGAGTTCAGGGCCGTATCCAGGAGGGACTGAGAAAAATTCCCGCACCCCTGCGTACCCATACGGGCAAAGTTCACCTGCGTCGACACTGTCGCCTCGCCCGGTACAGGACTTGCAGAGCCCGGAGTCAGTGGTGCACCCCCAAATGATTCCTCAACATACCGATCCATGGGGTAGTCCAGTGCCTCCAGTACCCTCCGCACAGCCTGCATATAGGGTGCGGGCCCACAGCAGAATACTCTGCGCTCAAGAAAGTCAGGACAGATCGCTTGAAGCAGGTCAGCAGACAGGCGCCCCCTAAACCCACCCCAGCCCCGCGCGCTGCTTTTGTGCTCGCACAACAGCGAGAGCTGAAAGCCGGGCCACTGGCGATCAATACTCAGTAATTCGTCATGAAAAATTATATCGACCGGACTGCGCGCACTGTGAATAAAGTGCAGATCCCGCTGCTGCCCGGATTCCAGCATCCAGCGCACCATCGACATGCCGGGGGTAATACCGCTGCCTCCGGACAACAGCAGATACTTGTCCGCCTCTATATCGACGCAATTAAAGTGACCGGTAGCCAAGCCGATCCTGACCTCATGACCGACACCGAAACTGTCGTGCAGCCAGTTCGAAACTTTGCCATCAGGCACCCGCTTGACGGTGATAGCAAACTGACGGGGCCGGTTCGGGGACGAGGCAATGGAGTAGCAACGCTGCACATCCTGGCTACCGATCGTAAACGTCATGTTAAGAAACTGTCCTGGCTTGAACTCCAGCGAC from Marinobacterium aestuarii includes these protein-coding regions:
- a CDS encoding SDR family oxidoreductase, producing MSHQKVAIVTAGGSGMGAAAARKLAADGFRVAILSSSGKGEALAAELGGIGVTGSNLCNDDLQRLIDRVIAEWGRIDVLVNSAGHGPRAPVLELSDDDWHSGMDVYFLSAVRPTRLVTPIMLEQGAGVIINISTFAAFEPDAVFPTSGVFRAGLAAFTKLFADKYAANNIRMNNVLPGFIDSLPEKQAFRDRIPMQRYGKVEEIADVIGFLASDGGGYITGQNLRVDGGITRSV
- a CDS encoding DMT family transporter, giving the protein MDARQPLDTKATSLMLMFCLIMSLQQITLKATAEDMSPVLQIALRSGISALLVWLFMQLRGERLSLADGSWKPGLLIGALFATEYLLMGESLRHTSASHVITFMYSAPVFAALGLHWKVASERLAPLQWFGIALAFGGIAVAFLGRDTNNNTDLLSMLWGDALALMAGAAWGTTTVLIRSTSLSQLPATQTLLYQLVIAFVVLLVFAAAQGQTSVNPTPALWASLAFQSVIVSFASFLVWFWLLRHYLASRLGSFSFLTPLFGVVLGAWLLNEPLEPGFLFGSLLVMCGIVLVSGYGMLKQAGTYLKSI
- a CDS encoding hybrid-cluster NAD(P)-dependent oxidoreductase; translated protein: MNMPLAIEHAVEWQTGVKAVRCLGIVDETPDVKTFSFGLKGDESLEFKPGQFLNMTFTIGSQDVQRCYSIASSPNRPRQFAITVKRVPDGKVSNWLHDSFGVGHEVRIGLATGHFNCVDIEADKYLLLSGGSGITPGMSMVRWMLESGQQRDLHFIHSARSPVDIIFHDELLSIDRQWPGFQLSLLCEHKSSARGWGGFRGRLSADLLQAICPDFLERRVFCCGPAPYMQAVRRVLEALDYPMDRYVEESFGGAPLTPGSASPVPGEATVSTQVNFARMGTQGCGNFSQSLLDTALNSGVWIQSACRTGICGSCKVLKLEGSVSMDAALALSEAEVSGGYVLACCAYPQGDVTLDL